The Gammaproteobacteria bacterium genome has a segment encoding these proteins:
- the pcnB gene encoding polynucleotide adenylyltransferase PcnB translates to MDSVAKITQPIITPRSEHNISRAYISENALTVLYCLNEAGYQAYLVGGCIRDMLLGREPKDYDIATSARPNEVNALFRNCRLVGRRFRLAHINFGRETIEVATFRSSHQATTAGVEAESGRVLRDNVFGTLEDDAMRRDFTVNSLYYGIDDLAIRDYTNGIQDIKNGTLRLVGDPDTRYKEDPVRMLRAIRFSTKLGFSIHTDSEQPIKKLGHLLKDIPAARIYEEVLKLFLGGCAVQTFGLLRHYGLFHNLFPQLSTCLEQEEHGYPLTFVAQALSNTDKRISENKPISPSFLFACLLWEPVRVLAQNIIQKQGVSETQAMQMAGETVMMNQLPLVAIPRRFSTPMREIWNMQLRFQHRYGQRPLRFLTHPRFRAAYDFMLLRGMAGEELQETCDWWTKLQDQPEVRHELTAGSKPKDSYRSARRKRPAKRKKPSS, encoded by the coding sequence TTGGATTCCGTAGCAAAGATTACACAACCCATAATAACACCTCGATCAGAGCATAATATCTCACGCGCATACATCAGTGAAAATGCGCTTACGGTATTGTATTGCCTGAACGAAGCGGGCTACCAAGCCTACCTTGTGGGCGGCTGCATCAGAGATATGCTACTGGGACGTGAGCCCAAAGACTACGATATTGCAACCAGTGCCCGTCCCAATGAGGTCAATGCACTATTTCGTAATTGCCGGTTAGTCGGTCGCCGTTTTCGACTGGCTCACATAAATTTTGGCCGTGAAACAATTGAGGTCGCCACATTCCGCTCATCTCATCAAGCTACGACTGCAGGCGTGGAAGCTGAAAGTGGGCGCGTTTTAAGAGACAATGTTTTTGGCACGCTTGAAGATGATGCGATGCGCCGTGATTTCACTGTCAACTCACTCTATTACGGTATTGATGACTTGGCCATACGCGACTATACCAACGGAATTCAGGATATAAAGAATGGCACTTTACGGCTTGTCGGAGACCCTGATACACGCTATAAAGAAGATCCCGTGCGCATGTTGCGAGCCATACGCTTTTCGACAAAGCTAGGCTTTAGCATTCACACGGACAGTGAACAACCGATTAAAAAACTGGGACATCTTTTAAAAGATATTCCTGCTGCACGCATTTACGAAGAAGTCCTCAAACTATTTCTGGGTGGCTGCGCAGTTCAGACTTTTGGCTTGCTACGTCACTATGGACTGTTTCACAACCTGTTCCCACAACTTTCCACCTGTCTTGAACAAGAGGAGCATGGCTACCCACTCACCTTTGTCGCTCAGGCATTAAGCAACACCGATAAGCGCATATCAGAAAATAAACCCATCAGCCCATCATTTCTTTTTGCCTGTTTATTGTGGGAGCCGGTACGCGTTCTCGCACAAAACATCATACAAAAACAAGGCGTGAGCGAAACACAAGCAATGCAGATGGCAGGCGAAACTGTCATGATGAACCAGTTACCACTCGTCGCAATACCACGCCGTTTCAGTACGCCCATGCGTGAAATATGGAATATGCAATTACGCTTCCAACACCGCTATGGTCAACGCCCTTTACGTTTTTTAACACACCCAAGATTCCGTGCTGCCTATGATTTCATGCTACTACGCGGCATGGCCGGCGAAGAGTTACAGGAAACTTGTGATTGGTGGACAAAATTACAAGATCAACCTGAGGTTCGACATGAATTAACTGCAGGCTCAAAACCCAAAGACTCTTATCGCTCAGCACGCCGAAAACGACCTGCTAAACGTAAAAAACCATCCAGTTGA